Proteins encoded together in one Hymenobacter monticola window:
- a CDS encoding KUP/HAK/KT family potassium transporter gives MDSKHSHTAISGAGLLIALGIIYGDIGTSPLYVMSSILKSGRVPDLIDAHLVLGGISCVIWTLTLQTTVKYVLLTLNADNNGEGGIFSLYALVRRRGAWLSAVAIIGGSALLADGVITPPISVSSAVEGLKNVFPTLTQDMVVYIVIGIIAGLFLLQSFGTQIVGKAFGPIMFLWFTMLGVLGTVWIVQNPVILKAINPYYAYDLLAHYPGGFWLLGSVFLCTTGAEALYSDLGHCGKGNIRISWTFVKTTLLLNYLGQGAWLLQHQGQMLNGKNPFYALMPQWFLLIGISIATIAAVIASQALITGSFTLVAEAIRLNMWPKVKLNYPTDVKGQLFVPSMNRLLLLGCIGVVLYFRESTNMEAAYGLAITLTMLMTTILLCMWLRMKRVALPLIVLFAVVYGLIEGSFLLANMIKFPHGGWVSLAIGGTLMGVMYVWLKSYYIKRRLTEFVRLEPYVDALKQLSDDDSIPKYSTHLVFLTSAERSTEIEQKIIYSIFQKRPKRADIYWFIHVDTTDEPYTMEYKVTEVAKDDVFRINFRLGFRVQQRINLYFRKVIEDLVRNKEVDITSRYESLNKQHVTGDFRFVVLEKFLSVENDFPTLEKLVMQAYFYIRQFIASEDQYFGLDTSSVKVEKVPLVIAPVREVALKRIK, from the coding sequence ATGGATTCCAAACATTCGCACACCGCTATATCCGGCGCTGGGCTTCTTATTGCGCTTGGCATTATCTACGGCGACATTGGCACCTCGCCGCTCTACGTGATGTCGTCCATCCTCAAAAGCGGGCGCGTGCCCGATTTGATTGACGCCCACCTGGTGCTCGGCGGCATTTCCTGCGTTATCTGGACGCTGACGCTGCAAACCACCGTCAAGTACGTGCTGCTCACCCTAAACGCGGACAACAACGGCGAAGGCGGCATTTTCTCGCTCTACGCCCTGGTGCGGCGGCGCGGAGCCTGGCTGTCGGCCGTGGCCATTATTGGCGGCTCGGCCCTATTGGCCGATGGCGTGATTACGCCACCCATCTCGGTATCATCGGCGGTAGAGGGGCTCAAGAACGTGTTTCCAACGCTCACGCAGGACATGGTGGTGTATATCGTCATCGGCATCATCGCGGGCCTGTTTCTGCTGCAGAGCTTTGGCACTCAAATAGTAGGCAAAGCCTTCGGGCCCATCATGTTTCTGTGGTTCACCATGCTGGGCGTGCTGGGCACTGTCTGGATAGTGCAGAACCCGGTCATTCTCAAGGCCATCAACCCTTACTACGCCTACGACTTGCTGGCGCACTACCCCGGCGGGTTCTGGCTGCTGGGCTCGGTGTTTCTGTGCACCACGGGGGCCGAGGCGCTGTATTCGGACCTGGGCCACTGCGGCAAAGGCAACATCCGTATTAGCTGGACTTTTGTGAAGACCACGCTGCTGCTGAATTACCTGGGCCAGGGTGCCTGGCTCCTGCAACACCAGGGGCAGATGCTAAACGGTAAAAACCCCTTCTATGCACTGATGCCGCAATGGTTCCTGCTCATTGGCATCAGCATAGCTACCATTGCAGCCGTTATTGCCTCGCAGGCGCTCATCACGGGCTCGTTCACGCTGGTGGCCGAGGCCATCCGCCTGAATATGTGGCCGAAGGTAAAGCTCAACTATCCCACCGACGTGAAGGGCCAGCTCTTCGTGCCCAGCATGAACCGGCTGCTGCTGCTGGGCTGCATCGGGGTGGTACTCTACTTCCGCGAATCAACCAACATGGAAGCGGCCTACGGCCTGGCCATCACGCTCACCATGCTCATGACCACCATCTTGCTGTGCATGTGGCTGCGCATGAAGAGGGTGGCCCTGCCGCTGATTGTGCTTTTTGCCGTGGTGTATGGCCTCATCGAGGGCTCGTTCCTGCTGGCCAACATGATTAAGTTTCCGCACGGCGGCTGGGTGTCGCTGGCCATTGGCGGCACGCTGATGGGCGTGATGTATGTGTGGCTCAAGTCGTACTACATCAAGCGCCGCCTCACCGAGTTCGTGCGGCTGGAGCCCTACGTCGATGCCCTCAAGCAGCTCAGCGACGACGATTCCATCCCGAAATACTCCACCCACCTCGTGTTCCTCACCTCGGCCGAGCGCAGCACCGAGATTGAGCAGAAAATCATCTACTCCATCTTCCAGAAGCGCCCCAAACGGGCTGACATCTACTGGTTTATTCACGTCGACACCACCGACGAACCGTACACCATGGAGTACAAGGTGACCGAAGTGGCCAAGGACGATGTGTTCCGCATCAACTTCCGCCTGGGCTTCCGGGTGCAGCAGCGCATCAACCTGTATTTCAGGAAGGTGATTGAAGACCTGGTGCGCAACAAGGAAGTAGACATCACTTCGCGCTACGAGTCGCTGAACAAGCAGCACGTGACCGGCGACTTCCGCTTTGTGGTGCTGGAGAAATTCCTCAGCGTCGAAAACGACTTCCCGACGCTGGAGAAGCTCGTGATGCAGGCTTACTTCTACATCCGCCAGTTCATCGCCTCCGAAGACCAGTATTTCGGCCTCGACACCTCGTCGGTGAAAGTAGAAAAGGTGCCGCTTGTAATTGCCCCCGTGCGCGAGGTGGCCCTGAAGCGCATCAAATAA
- a CDS encoding FKBP-type peptidyl-prolyl cis-trans isomerase has protein sequence MNLDSHQAQVSYIIGRDLARNFAQQGLDLDIDTLAGALKEGLQGLPSRLTQEQMQAAMQQLQEQMGGAEDDQDDNQDPNAMNNNKAEGEAFLAENAQKSGVTTLPSGLQYEVIKEGSGPKPGPSSKVTTHYHGTLINGKVFDSSYQRGQPATFGVNQVIAGWTEALQLMPEGSKWRLYIPSDLAYGKRGAGRDIPGDTALIFDVELLKVNN, from the coding sequence ATGAACCTCGATTCCCATCAGGCTCAGGTGAGCTACATCATTGGCCGCGACCTGGCCCGCAACTTCGCCCAGCAGGGCCTCGACCTGGACATCGACACCCTGGCCGGCGCCCTCAAAGAAGGCCTGCAGGGCCTCCCCAGCCGCCTCACCCAGGAACAAATGCAAGCCGCCATGCAGCAGCTTCAGGAGCAGATGGGCGGCGCCGAAGACGACCAAGATGATAACCAAGACCCCAATGCCATGAACAACAACAAAGCCGAAGGCGAAGCCTTCCTCGCCGAAAACGCCCAGAAGTCGGGCGTCACCACCCTGCCCAGCGGCCTGCAGTATGAGGTTATCAAGGAAGGCAGCGGCCCCAAGCCCGGCCCCAGCTCCAAGGTAACCACCCACTACCACGGCACCTTGATTAACGGCAAGGTGTTCGACAGCAGCTACCAGCGCGGCCAACCCGCCACCTTCGGCGTGAACCAGGTGATTGCCGGTTGGACTGAAGCCCTGCAGCTCATGCCCGAAGGCTCGAAGTGGCGCCTCTACATCCCCTCCGACCTGGCCTACGGCAAGCGTGGCGCCGGCCGCGACATCCCCGGCGACACCGCCCTGATTTTCGACGTGGAGCTGCTGAAAGTGAACAACTGA
- a CDS encoding ABC transporter ATP-binding protein, with translation MELRITNLSKTYPNGTRALRGVTLTIPNGMFGLLGPNGAGKSSLMRTIATLQEPDTGSIMLGDIDVLTQKDEVRKVLGYLPQEFGLYPGISAEVLLDYFAGLKGIRDAAERKLAVESLLQQTNLWAARKKAVGGYSGGMRQRFGIAVALLGAPQLIIVDEPTAGLDPTERNRFLDLLSEIGENVVVILSTHIVEDVTELCPNMAIIAGGEVVATGSPNDVIGEIRGKVYRTKTEKAALAQLKSEYEVISSKLVAGQPIVRVFSEVPINGQFQPAEATLEDVYFHRLARREQQAVTL, from the coding sequence ATGGAGCTACGTATTACCAACCTCTCCAAAACCTACCCCAACGGCACGCGGGCCCTGCGCGGCGTCACGCTCACCATCCCGAACGGCATGTTTGGCCTGTTGGGCCCCAACGGCGCGGGCAAGAGCAGCCTCATGCGCACCATCGCCACCCTGCAGGAGCCCGACACGGGCAGCATCATGCTCGGCGACATCGACGTGCTGACCCAGAAAGATGAAGTGCGGAAGGTGCTGGGCTACCTGCCGCAGGAGTTCGGGCTGTACCCCGGCATTTCGGCCGAGGTGCTGCTCGACTACTTTGCCGGCCTCAAGGGCATCCGCGACGCGGCCGAGCGCAAGCTGGCGGTGGAAAGTCTGCTGCAGCAAACCAACCTGTGGGCCGCGCGGAAGAAGGCCGTGGGCGGCTACTCGGGCGGCATGCGGCAGCGCTTCGGCATTGCGGTGGCGCTGCTGGGCGCCCCGCAGCTCATCATCGTGGATGAGCCCACTGCCGGCCTCGACCCCACCGAGCGCAACCGCTTCCTGGATTTGCTGAGCGAGATTGGGGAGAATGTGGTGGTGATTCTGAGCACGCACATTGTGGAGGACGTGACGGAGCTGTGCCCCAACATGGCCATTATTGCCGGGGGCGAGGTGGTGGCCACAGGCTCGCCCAACGACGTGATTGGCGAAATCCGGGGCAAGGTGTACCGCACCAAAACGGAAAAGGCGGCGCTGGCGCAGCTCAAATCCGAGTATGAGGTGATTTCCTCGAAGCTGGTGGCGGGGCAGCCCATCGTGCGGGTGTTCAGCGAGGTGCCCATCAACGGGCAGTTTCAGCCGGCCGAGGCCACGTTGGAAGACGTGTATTTCCATCGGCTGGCGCGGCGGGAGCAACAGGCAGTCACTCTTTAA
- a CDS encoding M1 family aminopeptidase — protein MQTLRFELRYRFTQPTTYLYFGVFALFAFLSQTVDDFGFNSSPKVHVNSPDALAQLFLVSSIFGMFITAAMLGTPIYRDDKDQMTGLLYTTPLPKWGYLGGRFVGSVLAMWFVQAGTAVGALLGMLMPWVEATKLGPVQPVALLVPLVAVGWTNALFAGCLFFAAYLVFRSPLVVYLGGIVLFVGYQVSLQFSERVTSDFLFAMLDPFGIVAKNLDVKYWTIAERNTQIANYLGGLILPNRLLYMGIGLVVLGVACATFRLALPRTRAAKAAPAEAPPALLAGAGLRRTAPAFGSGLSRWQLGQLVRVQVANVMQAWPFRVLALLGTVYVLFNFYWTYHDMRGVQLPVTYQILNVVNSNFTIYLFIIITIYAGELVWRERETRLQGVFDALPFASWLPFASKLLALAVVSAVLTAVQLLVGMAVQAFLDASLIEPLLYLKNFLIQLASLTVLCTLALVVQTVANNKYVGHALMLVYYAVVFLLADALGLHHALLKFGAAVPYTYSDMNGYGHLAAPLLFINLYYLAGAALLGLLASLLWVRGNDTGARTRLRLAGQRLRTPGMRPALLLAGLAVLTAGAWVFYNANVINEFVTPRGLEARQARKERQYKKLENLAQPKITAVVAKVDLFPTASPRGYRLHLNYTLHNQTARPLDSLLVNYDPSRSIRRVLATPGRPARVLFDDPVTGLRMFRLAQPLAPGDSLTLAYEEDYRARGFSSRLTGTGVFDWSTISPEDRLTENGTFLDLSSLRIGYQPGEEIEEDDARRRQGLGPKERTPRLNDPRGRMQAQFARDADRVRFEATLSTDPDQRAVTAGYLDREWTQGGRRYFHYRMDQPIQPLISVLSARFKEYKTEWQSPAGGPPVAIEIYYDPHHPANVRRMAQALSDGLAYYTKAFGPYQYRQIRLLEFPRYKSFAQSYANTIQTSESAGFIDDLRDKNTPDVTYFITSHELGHQWWGHQTVGANVQGSSMLVESLAEYSAIMNAKHAFTPNQMQQFMRRELMNYLTGRRSERKKELPLVLCENQPYIHYYKGGMVFYALQDYIGEEKLNGALREFLAANHQSKPPYPTSTDLLAYLRRATPDSLQYLLRDQFEKITLYKNELKDATYTLRSDGRYDVALTIKAEKVHADSLGNESPAALADYFEVGVFGPDQAPGESWDVRGKALLLKKVKLTKPETTLRFVVSEKPAKAGVDPYQKLIDRFYYDNVKPLEEKKAGSKTVAVK, from the coding sequence TTGCAAACGCTTCGCTTTGAGCTGCGCTACCGTTTCACGCAGCCCACGACCTACCTCTACTTTGGGGTCTTCGCCCTGTTTGCGTTTCTGTCGCAGACCGTGGACGACTTCGGGTTCAATTCCAGCCCCAAGGTGCACGTGAACTCGCCCGACGCGCTGGCCCAGCTGTTTCTGGTGTCCTCCATTTTCGGCATGTTCATCACCGCGGCGATGCTGGGCACGCCCATCTACCGCGACGACAAGGACCAGATGACCGGGCTGCTTTACACCACGCCGCTGCCCAAGTGGGGCTACCTGGGTGGGCGCTTCGTGGGCTCGGTGCTGGCCATGTGGTTTGTGCAGGCGGGCACGGCGGTGGGGGCGCTGCTGGGCATGTTGATGCCTTGGGTGGAGGCCACCAAGCTGGGGCCGGTGCAGCCGGTGGCGCTGCTGGTGCCCTTGGTGGCCGTGGGCTGGACCAACGCGTTGTTTGCGGGCTGCCTGTTTTTTGCGGCCTACTTGGTTTTTCGCTCGCCTTTGGTGGTGTACCTGGGGGGCATCGTGCTGTTTGTGGGCTACCAGGTGTCGTTGCAGTTCAGCGAGCGGGTGACCAGCGACTTCCTTTTCGCCATGCTCGACCCCTTCGGTATCGTGGCTAAAAACCTGGACGTGAAGTACTGGACCATTGCCGAGCGAAACACACAAATAGCCAACTACCTGGGCGGCTTGATTTTGCCTAACCGGCTGCTGTACATGGGCATCGGGCTGGTGGTGCTGGGGGTGGCCTGCGCCACGTTCCGGCTGGCACTGCCGCGCACCCGCGCCGCTAAGGCCGCGCCAGCCGAGGCACCGCCGGCATTGTTGGCCGGGGCGGGGCTACGGCGCACGGCCCCCGCGTTTGGTTCGGGGCTGAGCCGTTGGCAGCTGGGCCAATTGGTACGGGTGCAGGTGGCTAATGTGATGCAGGCCTGGCCGTTTCGGGTGCTGGCGCTGCTGGGTACGGTGTACGTGCTGTTCAACTTTTACTGGACCTACCACGATATGCGCGGCGTGCAGCTGCCCGTGACCTACCAGATTCTGAACGTCGTTAACTCCAACTTCACCATCTACCTGTTCATCATTATCACCATCTATGCCGGCGAGCTGGTGTGGCGGGAACGGGAAACTCGCCTGCAAGGGGTGTTTGACGCCTTGCCGTTTGCCAGCTGGCTGCCGTTTGCGAGCAAGCTGCTGGCGCTGGCGGTGGTGAGCGCCGTGCTCACGGCGGTGCAGCTGCTGGTGGGCATGGCCGTGCAGGCTTTTCTCGACGCAAGTCTGATTGAGCCGCTGCTGTACCTGAAGAATTTCCTGATTCAGCTGGCCTCCCTCACGGTGCTGTGCACGCTGGCGCTGGTGGTGCAAACGGTGGCCAACAACAAGTACGTGGGCCACGCCCTGATGCTGGTATACTACGCGGTGGTGTTTTTGCTGGCCGATGCGCTGGGGCTGCACCATGCCCTGCTCAAATTCGGGGCGGCCGTGCCTTACACGTATTCCGACATGAACGGCTACGGGCACCTGGCGGCCCCGCTTTTGTTCATCAACCTCTACTACCTGGCCGGGGCGGCCCTGCTGGGGCTGCTGGCCAGCCTGCTGTGGGTGCGCGGCAACGATACCGGCGCCCGCACCCGCCTGCGGCTGGCGGGGCAGCGCCTGCGCACGCCCGGGATGCGGCCCGCCCTACTGTTGGCCGGACTGGCGGTGCTTACGGCTGGCGCCTGGGTGTTCTACAACGCCAACGTAATCAATGAGTTTGTGACGCCCCGCGGCCTGGAGGCCCGGCAGGCCCGCAAGGAACGGCAGTACAAGAAGCTGGAAAACCTGGCCCAACCCAAAATCACGGCTGTGGTGGCGAAGGTGGACCTGTTTCCGACGGCCAGCCCGCGCGGCTACCGCCTGCACCTGAATTACACCCTGCACAACCAGACCGCCCGCCCGCTCGACTCGCTGCTGGTGAACTACGACCCGAGCCGCAGCATCCGGCGCGTGCTGGCCACGCCCGGCCGCCCGGCCCGCGTGCTCTTCGACGACCCCGTGACCGGGCTGCGCATGTTTCGGCTGGCGCAGCCGCTGGCGCCCGGCGACTCGCTCACGCTGGCGTATGAAGAGGACTACCGCGCCCGGGGCTTTAGCTCGCGCCTGACTGGGACGGGCGTGTTCGACTGGTCTACCATCTCACCCGAAGACCGGCTCACCGAAAACGGTACCTTCCTGGACTTGAGCAGCCTGCGCATTGGCTACCAGCCGGGAGAGGAAATAGAAGAGGATGACGCCCGCCGCCGCCAGGGCCTGGGCCCCAAGGAGCGCACGCCCCGCCTCAACGACCCGCGTGGGCGCATGCAAGCCCAGTTTGCCCGCGATGCCGACCGGGTACGCTTCGAGGCCACCCTCAGCACCGACCCCGACCAGCGCGCCGTGACGGCCGGCTACCTCGACCGGGAGTGGACGCAGGGCGGCCGCCGCTACTTCCACTACCGCATGGACCAGCCCATTCAGCCGCTCATCAGCGTGCTCTCGGCCCGGTTCAAGGAGTATAAAACGGAGTGGCAGAGCCCGGCCGGCGGCCCGCCGGTGGCCATCGAAATATATTACGACCCGCACCACCCCGCCAACGTGCGTCGCATGGCGCAGGCGCTGAGCGACGGCCTGGCGTACTACACCAAAGCCTTCGGGCCTTACCAGTACCGCCAAATCCGGCTGCTGGAGTTTCCGCGCTACAAGTCCTTTGCCCAGAGCTACGCCAACACAATTCAGACCTCGGAAAGCGCGGGCTTTATTGATGATTTGCGCGACAAGAACACCCCGGACGTGACCTACTTCATCACCAGCCACGAGCTGGGGCACCAATGGTGGGGCCACCAAACGGTGGGGGCCAACGTGCAGGGCAGCAGCATGCTGGTGGAGTCGCTGGCCGAGTATTCGGCCATCATGAATGCCAAGCACGCCTTCACGCCCAACCAGATGCAGCAGTTCATGCGCCGCGAGCTGATGAATTACCTCACCGGCCGCCGGTCCGAGCGGAAGAAGGAGCTGCCGCTTGTGCTCTGCGAAAACCAACCCTACATCCACTACTACAAGGGCGGCATGGTCTTCTACGCCCTGCAGGACTACATCGGCGAGGAAAAGCTGAACGGGGCACTGCGCGAATTCCTGGCCGCCAACCATCAGAGCAAGCCCCCTTATCCCACTTCAACCGACCTGCTGGCCTACCTGCGGCGGGCCACGCCGGATTCGCTGCAGTACCTGCTGCGCGACCAATTCGAGAAGATAACGCTCTACAAGAACGAGCTGAAGGACGCCACCTACACCCTGCGGTCCGACGGCCGCTACGACGTCGCCCTCACCATCAAAGCCGAAAAGGTGCACGCCGACAGCCTTGGCAACGAAAGTCCTGCTGCACTGGCTGACTATTTCGAAGTAGGCGTATTCGGCCCTGACCAGGCTCCCGGCGAAAGCTGGGACGTGCGTGGCAAGGCGCTGCTGCTGAAGAAAGTGAAACTGACCAAGCCCGAAACCACCCTGCGCTTCGTGGTGAGCGAAAAGCCCGCCAAAGCCGGCGTCGACCCCTACCAGAAGCTGATTGACCGGTTTTACTACGACAACGTGAAGCCGCTGGAAGAGAAGAAAGCGGGCTCGAAGACCGTGGCGGTGAAATGA
- a CDS encoding pseudouridine synthase, whose translation MPHRHFLIHKPYGYLSQFVGEANKKKLGEFHDFPEGIMAIGRLDEDSEGLLLLTTDGQMSELVRSRKVEKEYYAQVDGLIADAALAQLQTGVEIGIHGTKYLTTPCQARRLDPAPAFPARTRKIRDDRHGPTSWVSIIVTEGKFRQVRKMTAAVGFPTLRLLRVRVADIRLGDLAAGEVREVTDFGL comes from the coding sequence ATGCCGCACCGCCATTTCCTCATTCACAAGCCTTACGGCTACCTCAGCCAGTTTGTGGGCGAGGCCAATAAGAAAAAGCTGGGCGAATTCCACGACTTTCCCGAAGGCATCATGGCCATCGGCCGGCTCGACGAAGACAGCGAAGGCTTGCTCCTGCTCACCACCGACGGGCAGATGAGCGAGCTGGTGCGCAGCCGCAAAGTAGAAAAGGAATACTACGCCCAGGTCGATGGCCTGATAGCCGACGCGGCCCTGGCGCAGCTGCAAACCGGCGTCGAAATCGGCATCCACGGCACGAAGTACCTTACCACGCCCTGCCAGGCCCGCCGCCTCGACCCCGCCCCGGCTTTCCCTGCGCGCACCCGCAAAATCCGCGACGACCGGCACGGGCCCACGTCCTGGGTGAGCATCATCGTGACGGAAGGCAAATTCCGGCAGGTACGCAAGATGACGGCGGCCGTGGGCTTTCCCACCCTGCGCCTGCTGCGGGTGCGGGTAGCCGATATCCGGCTGGGCGACCTGGCAGCAGGCGAAGTGCGTGAGGTGACGGACTTTGGGCTGTAG
- a CDS encoding class I SAM-dependent methyltransferase, whose product MQDIYNDRTYLANNPTWHEEDAPFKAERILRLLRRHPVPRATVCEVGCGSGEVLVQLAAQLPGSTFTGFDISEDALALAAPKQTARLRFEQHDLAAQPVTEPYDLLLVIDVIEHLPNYFQFLEGIASASRYTVFHIPLDLSLWSLLREQMLIESKARVGHIHNFTEDFILSVLADYGFRVMDKMYTEPRYKHWSLKERLTHALRRALYSISPRLCSKILGGYSLMVLTENPAR is encoded by the coding sequence ATGCAGGACATTTACAACGACCGCACCTACCTGGCCAACAACCCAACCTGGCACGAGGAGGACGCCCCGTTCAAGGCCGAGCGCATCCTGCGGCTGCTGCGCCGCCACCCCGTGCCACGGGCCACGGTCTGCGAAGTGGGCTGCGGCAGCGGCGAGGTGCTGGTGCAGCTGGCCGCGCAATTGCCCGGCAGCACGTTCACCGGGTTCGACATTTCGGAGGACGCGCTAGCGCTGGCCGCGCCCAAACAAACCGCTCGCCTTCGCTTCGAGCAACACGACCTCGCGGCACAGCCCGTAACCGAGCCGTATGATTTGCTGCTCGTCATCGACGTCATCGAGCACCTGCCCAACTACTTTCAATTTCTGGAAGGCATTGCCAGCGCCAGCCGCTACACCGTGTTTCACATTCCGCTAGACCTCAGCCTGTGGTCACTGCTGCGCGAGCAGATGCTCATCGAATCGAAGGCCCGCGTGGGCCACATCCACAACTTCACCGAAGATTTCATTCTCAGCGTGTTGGCCGATTACGGGTTCCGGGTGATGGACAAAATGTACACCGAGCCGCGCTATAAGCATTGGTCCCTGAAAGAGCGCCTCACGCACGCGCTGCGCCGGGCACTCTACAGCATCAGCCCCCGGCTTTGCAGCAAAATTCTGGGCGGCTACTCCCTCATGGTACTCACCGAAAACCCGGCCCGCTAG
- a CDS encoding polysaccharide deacetylase family protein produces the protein MKFPTLSLAASLLISSAALAQTTPAATPWNNKQCAVVLTYDDAIDVDLDNVVPALDSVKLRGTFYLIGSSPVVTKRLPEWRAAAKRGHELGNHALFHPCDGSRPGREFVQPDHDLHTYTVGRAVDEIRANNTLLSAIDGKTARTFAYPCGDLQIGGVKFYDQLKNDFVAARGITSGMQTAAQVDLSNVDAYFINGQDGQYLIDLVKQAQQSHTLLVFLFHGVGGGHSLNVALPAHRQLLRYLKAHEKEIWVAPMVEVAQRIKDEKADVVGKK, from the coding sequence ATGAAATTTCCAACCCTGTCGCTAGCGGCCAGCCTGCTGATTTCCAGCGCGGCCCTGGCCCAAACCACGCCCGCTGCCACCCCATGGAATAACAAGCAGTGCGCCGTGGTGCTTACCTACGACGACGCCATCGACGTGGACCTCGACAACGTGGTGCCGGCGCTGGATTCGGTGAAGCTTCGGGGCACGTTCTACCTCATCGGCTCCTCGCCGGTGGTCACGAAGCGCCTGCCCGAGTGGCGGGCCGCCGCCAAGCGCGGGCACGAGCTGGGCAACCACGCCCTCTTTCACCCCTGCGACGGCAGCCGGCCCGGCCGCGAATTCGTGCAGCCCGACCACGACCTGCACACCTACACCGTGGGCCGGGCCGTGGACGAAATCCGGGCGAATAACACGCTGCTTTCGGCCATCGACGGCAAAACCGCCCGCACCTTTGCCTACCCCTGCGGCGACCTGCAGATTGGCGGCGTGAAATTTTACGACCAGCTGAAAAACGACTTCGTGGCCGCCCGGGGCATTACATCGGGCATGCAGACCGCCGCCCAGGTCGACTTGAGCAATGTGGACGCCTACTTCATCAACGGCCAGGACGGGCAGTACCTGATTGACTTGGTGAAGCAGGCGCAGCAGTCGCACACGCTGCTGGTGTTTCTGTTTCACGGCGTGGGCGGTGGCCATTCGCTGAACGTGGCGCTGCCCGCGCACCGGCAGCTGCTGCGCTACCTCAAGGCGCACGAAAAGGAAATTTGGGTGGCGCCAATGGTAGAAGTAGCCCAGCGAATTAAGGACGAAAAGGCAGACGTAGTGGGCAAAAAGTAG
- a CDS encoding OmpA family protein, whose amino-acid sequence MKSSFWYGIGALLLAAPAQAQTSASSLTGIWQGVENDSSKPGQYWPSLLRLQQGKGADAFGILYEEVGDKPYVTVTFQMKGTRTATGLRLEHVAKLNETGWTRDSYWCDGSITFTYDPALEKLTGHATYRPQGDCNVGTLTLYRVRLKSAGTVPAGVESSLRVSGRNVLWYADAELKQPVNTGNTFRTKLNKTTTFYITQGYYPTKESSAVPITIKVTGNPPKTATPAPAPPTPPVAPPDTVRPAPAAPLISTTPVVLPTVLFKVGKPELLPESSPALDQLAAELKSRPTLQIRVSGHADKVGEPDKNQVLSEQRAEAVKTYLVKAGIAAERIRTIGYGDTRPLHPSPDVRNRRVEVEEVK is encoded by the coding sequence ATGAAAAGCAGCTTTTGGTACGGTATCGGGGCCCTGCTGCTCGCGGCCCCGGCCCAGGCCCAAACCTCCGCCTCATCCCTGACGGGCATCTGGCAGGGCGTAGAGAATGATTCTTCCAAACCCGGCCAATACTGGCCGTCGCTGCTGCGCCTGCAGCAAGGCAAGGGCGCCGACGCCTTCGGCATTCTCTACGAAGAAGTGGGCGACAAACCGTACGTCACGGTCACCTTCCAGATGAAGGGCACCCGCACCGCCACCGGCCTGCGCCTGGAGCACGTGGCCAAGCTGAACGAAACCGGCTGGACGCGAGACAGCTACTGGTGCGACGGTTCCATCACCTTCACCTATGACCCGGCCCTGGAAAAGCTCACGGGACACGCCACCTACCGCCCGCAGGGCGACTGCAACGTGGGCACGCTCACGCTCTACCGCGTCCGGCTGAAATCGGCCGGCACGGTGCCGGCGGGCGTCGAAAGCAGCCTGCGCGTGTCGGGCCGCAACGTGCTGTGGTACGCCGATGCCGAGCTGAAGCAACCCGTGAACACCGGCAATACTTTCCGCACCAAGCTCAACAAAACCACCACCTTCTACATCACGCAGGGCTACTATCCCACCAAGGAAAGCTCGGCCGTGCCCATTACCATCAAAGTAACGGGCAACCCGCCGAAAACGGCGACGCCGGCCCCTGCCCCGCCCACGCCGCCCGTGGCCCCGCCCGATACGGTTCGCCCGGCCCCGGCGGCGCCCCTGATTTCGACCACGCCCGTGGTGCTGCCCACGGTGCTGTTCAAGGTGGGCAAGCCGGAATTGCTGCCCGAATCGAGCCCGGCGCTCGACCAGCTGGCGGCCGAGCTGAAAAGCCGACCCACGCTGCAAATCCGCGTGTCGGGCCACGCCGACAAGGTGGGCGAACCCGACAAAAACCAGGTGCTGAGCGAGCAGCGCGCCGAAGCAGTAAAAACGTATCTGGTGAAGGCCGGCATTGCGGCCGAGCGCATCCGCACCATCGGCTACGGCGACACGCGCCCGCTCCACCCCTCGCCCGACGTGCGCAACCGGCGCGTGGAGGTGGAAGAAGTGAAATAG